A single window of Selenomonas sputigena DNA harbors:
- the thiC gene encoding phosphomethylpyrimidine synthase ThiC, with translation MATQMQHAREGKITDAMRQVAEAEQLTAEMIRERVARGAVAICANVNHTGLKPAGVGEGLRTKVNANIGTSSTFPDIEPELEKLDEAVRSGADAVMDLSTGDNIDESRRRIIAHSPVMVGTVPLYEATVTAIKRHGAVVEMTADDILQTIERQAKDGADFMTLHCGLTLEAVRNLREEGRVMDVVSRGGSFITGWMLYNEKENPLYTHFDDILDICETYDSTISLGDGLRPGCLADATDRAQITELVNLGALVDRAWKRGVQVMVEGPGHMPFDQIAANMKLEKRLCHNAPFYVLGPLVTDVAPGYDHITAAIGGTLAAVSGADFLCYVTPAEHLCLPTSEDVHDGVIASRIAAHAADIVKGVPGAAEWDRKMAEARKALDWEAQLALAIDPARARARREARNDAGEGACSMCGDYCAVEIIQKYFDKPAGGCCD, from the coding sequence ATGGCAACGCAGATGCAGCATGCAAGAGAGGGAAAGATCACCGACGCCATGCGGCAGGTGGCAGAGGCGGAGCAGCTGACGGCGGAGATGATTCGCGAGCGTGTGGCAAGGGGAGCGGTCGCCATCTGTGCCAACGTCAATCACACGGGGCTGAAGCCGGCGGGCGTTGGCGAGGGACTGCGCACGAAGGTCAATGCGAACATCGGCACATCGAGCACGTTCCCTGACATTGAGCCGGAATTGGAAAAGCTCGATGAAGCCGTGCGCTCGGGAGCGGATGCCGTCATGGATCTCTCGACGGGCGACAATATCGACGAGTCGAGGCGGCGCATCATTGCACATTCGCCCGTCATGGTCGGCACGGTGCCGCTCTACGAGGCGACGGTCACGGCGATCAAGCGGCACGGCGCCGTGGTCGAGATGACGGCGGATGACATCTTGCAGACGATCGAGCGGCAGGCGAAGGATGGAGCGGACTTCATGACGCTGCATTGCGGTCTGACGCTTGAGGCTGTACGAAATTTGCGTGAAGAGGGGCGTGTCATGGACGTCGTGAGCCGCGGCGGCTCTTTCATCACGGGCTGGATGCTCTACAATGAGAAGGAAAATCCTCTCTACACGCATTTCGATGATATTCTAGACATCTGTGAAACGTACGATTCGACAATCAGTCTGGGCGATGGCCTGCGTCCCGGCTGTCTTGCTGATGCGACGGATCGTGCGCAGATCACGGAACTCGTGAACCTCGGCGCACTCGTTGACCGCGCGTGGAAGCGCGGCGTACAGGTCATGGTGGAAGGGCCGGGGCACATGCCGTTTGATCAGATCGCAGCGAACATGAAGCTCGAAAAGAGGTTGTGCCACAATGCGCCGTTTTACGTCCTTGGTCCCTTGGTGACGGACGTCGCGCCGGGCTATGACCACATTACGGCGGCAATCGGCGGTACGCTCGCCGCCGTGAGCGGCGCGGACTTCCTCTGCTATGTGACTCCCGCCGAGCATCTTTGCCTGCCGACGTCGGAGGATGTACACGACGGCGTGATCGCAAGCCGCATTGCCGCACATGCAGCGGATATCGTCAAGGGTGTACCGGGTGCAGCGGAGTGGGATCGGAAGATGGCGGAGGCGCGAAAGGCGCTCGACTGGGAGGCACAGCTCGCACTCGCCATCGATCCGGCGCGCGCGCGGGCACGTCGCGAGGCGAGAAATGACGCGGGTGAAGGCGCCTGTTCCATGTGCGGTGACTACTGCGCGGTGGAGATCATCCAGAAGTATTTCGACAAGCCTGCCGGAGGCTGCTGCGACTGA
- the tsaA gene encoding tRNA (N6-threonylcarbamoyladenosine(37)-N6)-methyltransferase TrmO: MELQRIGVVHSPYKSLQQIPRQGFFSEEESVIEIDEAYAPALEHVEESEWLTVLYWAHLAERDRLVTTPPSGTRSCGVFACRSPHRPNPLSLCAVKLLRREGRRLFVRHLDALDGSAVVDIKPYVDAVGLASGKSGGM; encoded by the coding sequence ATGGAATTGCAGCGCATCGGCGTGGTGCACAGTCCCTACAAGAGTTTGCAGCAGATACCGCGCCAGGGATTTTTCAGCGAGGAGGAGTCTGTCATCGAAATCGATGAGGCGTATGCGCCCGCCTTGGAGCATGTCGAAGAGAGCGAATGGCTCACGGTGCTCTACTGGGCGCACCTCGCCGAGCGCGACCGCCTAGTGACGACGCCGCCGAGCGGCACGCGTTCCTGCGGCGTCTTCGCATGCCGCTCGCCGCATCGCCCGAATCCCCTGTCGCTCTGCGCCGTGAAACTTCTGCGGCGCGAGGGAAGGAGGCTCTTCGTGCGCCATCTCGACGCCTTGGACGGCAGCGCTGTCGTCGACATCAAGCCGTATGTCGATGCGGTTGGTCTGGCAAGTGGCAAAAGCGGCGGCATGTGA
- a CDS encoding AI-2E family transporter, which yields MHLANYRTSIILGITFTLLLSAFWFFPDLAFIIFLSLLLQLLLQPPVDFLQRKRVPRTLAAGLVVIAFIALLTGMIVLLSLSFVPTFRNFVTDLPTITLSLQNIPFVPDSEFLRSELSDALANLRSLSTDLLKSSLSFLLEIFGKFMAFVIIIFVTFYLLKDGKSIKIWLAGLFPQASRRRVLNLFNDILRALRVYIFSQIVMCAITGTVVFLYFEFAGLPYASVFAFLSGAGEFIPVLGPTAASAFGVFLTATESSALVLQTVLFYIVLTQINHNFVYPLLIGKSLNLHPVAIILGVIFGGEILGPAGMFLAVPFIVIVKLVIADIYRDQQELGKQREGDI from the coding sequence ATGCATCTGGCAAACTACCGCACATCCATCATCCTGGGCATCACCTTTACGCTCCTGCTCTCTGCCTTCTGGTTCTTCCCCGATCTCGCATTCATCATTTTCCTCTCGCTCCTCCTGCAGCTCCTCCTGCAGCCGCCCGTCGATTTTCTGCAGCGCAAGAGGGTGCCGCGCACACTTGCGGCCGGCCTTGTCGTCATTGCCTTCATCGCACTTCTCACAGGAATGATCGTCCTGCTCTCGCTCTCCTTCGTTCCTACCTTCCGCAACTTTGTCACCGACTTGCCAACCATCACCCTGAGCCTGCAGAACATTCCTTTCGTGCCAGATTCCGAGTTCCTGCGCAGCGAACTCAGCGACGCTCTCGCCAACCTGCGCAGTCTGAGCACGGATCTGCTGAAATCCTCTCTGTCCTTCCTCTTAGAAATCTTCGGCAAGTTCATGGCGTTCGTCATCATCATCTTCGTGACCTTCTATCTTCTTAAGGACGGCAAGAGCATAAAAATCTGGCTTGCAGGACTCTTCCCGCAAGCCTCAAGAAGACGCGTACTGAACCTCTTTAATGACATCCTTCGCGCATTGCGCGTCTATATCTTCAGCCAGATTGTCATGTGTGCCATCACGGGCACGGTCGTCTTCCTCTACTTCGAGTTCGCCGGCCTTCCCTACGCCTCTGTCTTCGCGTTCCTCTCTGGGGCGGGCGAGTTCATCCCCGTACTCGGCCCGACTGCCGCCTCGGCGTTCGGCGTCTTCTTGACCGCTACCGAGTCGAGCGCCCTCGTGCTGCAGACCGTCCTATTTTACATCGTGCTCACGCAGATCAACCACAATTTTGTCTACCCTCTTCTCATTGGCAAATCCCTAAATCTCCACCCGGTCGCCATCATCCTAGGCGTCATCTTCGGCGGTGAGATCCTCGGACCCGCCGGCATGTTCCTCGCCGTCCCCTTCATCGTCATCGTAAAGCTCGTAATCGCCGACATCTATCGCGATCAGCAGGAATTGGGAAAGCAGCGTGAGGGAGATATATGA
- a CDS encoding Hpt domain-containing protein — protein MKEETCRAAGIDYAKGLERFMGNEALYLEFLSKFLYDGSFQEFWAGIEMGDISMAEKAIDTLKGTAANLSLVKLSALADAIGKELRSGKEVEEIRPLIYEVREIHEKVCDAIRQNG, from the coding sequence TTGAAAGAAGAGACGTGCAGGGCGGCGGGCATCGACTATGCCAAAGGTTTGGAGCGTTTCATGGGAAACGAGGCGCTTTACCTTGAATTTCTGTCGAAGTTCCTCTATGACGGCTCTTTTCAGGAATTCTGGGCAGGTATCGAAATGGGCGACATCTCCATGGCGGAGAAGGCCATCGATACGTTGAAGGGGACGGCAGCGAATCTCAGTCTCGTCAAACTCTCGGCGCTGGCGGATGCGATAGGCAAAGAGCTTCGCTCGGGCAAGGAGGTGGAGGAAATCCGGCCTTTGATTTACGAGGTGCGTGAAATCCACGAAAAGGTGTGCGACGCGATTCGGCAGAATGGGTAA
- a CDS encoding DUF4160 domain-containing protein — protein sequence MPEISRFMGMVIKMLFLDNDQHHKPHVHVIYGDFKASVGIDGEMLAGSLPAKQLKILTAWLCIHEDELYAAWNKAVRGLHFDKIEPLR from the coding sequence ATGCCGGAAATTAGTCGCTTTATGGGCATGGTTATTAAAATGTTGTTTCTTGACAATGACCAACATCATAAACCTCACGTTCATGTGATTTATGGCGATTTCAAGGCGTCGGTCGGAATCGACGGTGAAATGCTTGCAGGTTCATTGCCTGCAAAGCAGTTGAAGATTCTTACGGCATGGCTGTGTATTCATGAAGACGAATTGTATGCTGCGTGGAACAAAGCTGTTCGCGGCTTACATTTTGACAAGATCGAACCTTTGCGATAG
- the rny gene encoding ribonuclease Y → MLVIIEIVLAVILSLIAGVGGGYLLRKRAAEAQIGSAEDEARRIVAEAEAKGESKKKEALLEAKEDIHRLRQELDRDTKDRRSELQRQERRIVQKEENLDRKLDSLEKKEEVLLSKEAKIDRTRASINELRDKQKEELERISSLTAEEARTMLLTEAEEELKHEKALMIKDYEQQAKDEADKRARDIVSLAIQRCAADQVAETTVSVVSLPNDEMKGRIIGREGRNIRTLETLTGIDFIIDDTPEAVILSGFDPVRREVARIALEKLVTDGRIHPARIEEMVEKAKREVDQRIKEAGEQATFETGVHGLHPELVKLLGRLRYRTSYGQNVLNHSIEVAHLAGVMASEIGADVMLAKRSGLLHDVGKAVDHEVEGSHVTIGADLAKKYREHKDVINAISAHHGDVEPTTVEAVLVAAADAVSAARPGARRESLEAYLKRLTRLEEIAESFDGVDSCFAIQAGREVRVMVKPEKVDDTASVALAHDIVKKIESELEYPGQIKATIIRETRVVDYAK, encoded by the coding sequence GTGTTAGTTATCATTGAGATAGTTTTGGCGGTCATTCTCTCGTTGATCGCCGGCGTGGGCGGCGGTTATCTGCTGCGCAAGAGAGCTGCGGAGGCGCAGATCGGCTCTGCCGAAGATGAGGCGAGGCGGATCGTTGCCGAGGCGGAGGCCAAGGGCGAGTCCAAGAAGAAAGAGGCTTTGCTTGAGGCGAAGGAGGATATTCATCGGCTCCGCCAGGAGCTTGATCGCGATACAAAGGATCGGCGCAGTGAGCTGCAGCGGCAGGAACGCCGCATCGTGCAGAAGGAAGAGAATCTCGACCGCAAGCTCGATTCCTTGGAGAAGAAGGAAGAAGTCCTCTTGAGCAAGGAAGCGAAGATCGACCGCACGCGCGCGTCCATCAATGAGCTTCGCGACAAGCAGAAGGAAGAGCTGGAGCGCATTTCGAGCCTGACGGCGGAGGAAGCGCGCACGATGCTCCTGACGGAGGCGGAAGAAGAGCTCAAGCACGAGAAGGCTCTGATGATCAAGGATTACGAGCAGCAGGCGAAGGATGAGGCGGACAAGCGTGCGCGCGACATCGTTTCACTTGCCATCCAGCGCTGTGCTGCCGATCAGGTGGCGGAGACGACGGTTTCCGTGGTCTCGCTGCCGAACGATGAGATGAAAGGTCGCATCATCGGACGCGAGGGGCGCAACATCCGCACGCTTGAGACGCTGACAGGAATCGACTTTATCATCGACGATACGCCCGAGGCTGTCATCCTTTCGGGTTTCGACCCGGTGCGCCGCGAAGTGGCTCGCATCGCACTGGAGAAGCTCGTGACGGATGGGCGCATCCATCCGGCGCGCATCGAGGAGATGGTCGAGAAGGCAAAGCGTGAGGTTGACCAACGCATCAAGGAAGCGGGCGAGCAGGCGACATTTGAAACGGGCGTACACGGGCTTCATCCCGAGCTTGTGAAGCTCCTCGGACGTCTGCGCTATCGCACGAGCTACGGACAGAACGTGCTCAACCACTCGATCGAGGTCGCTCATCTCGCTGGCGTCATGGCATCGGAGATCGGCGCTGATGTGATGCTCGCAAAGCGCAGCGGCCTGCTGCACGATGTGGGCAAGGCGGTTGATCACGAGGTCGAGGGATCGCATGTGACGATCGGCGCCGATCTTGCGAAGAAGTACCGCGAGCACAAGGACGTGATCAACGCCATTAGTGCGCATCACGGCGATGTGGAGCCGACGACGGTCGAAGCCGTGCTTGTCGCGGCGGCGGACGCCGTGTCGGCGGCAAGGCCGGGCGCGCGCCGCGAGAGTCTGGAAGCGTATCTGAAGCGCCTGACACGTCTCGAAGAGATCGCCGAGTCGTTCGATGGCGTCGACAGTTGCTTCGCCATCCAGGCGGGGCGCGAAGTGCGCGTTATGGTCAAGCCCGAGAAGGTCGACGATACGGCATCGGTAGCGCTCGCGCACGACATCGTGAAGAAGATCGAGTCGGAGCTTGAATATCCGGGTCAGATCAAGGCGACGATCATTCGCGAAACGCGCGTTGTTGATTACGCCAAATAG
- a CDS encoding DUF2442 domain-containing protein, with protein sequence MYIINGIVYAGEMKEGIYVRDFRILQNLYMLVTFSTGEVRVFDAAELLQYPVYAPLADNAVFRSAKVEDGILVWQNGEIDIAPEALYERSYPYSSSQVI encoded by the coding sequence GTGTATATTATCAATGGAATTGTTTATGCTGGAGAAATGAAGGAAGGAATCTATGTCAGGGATTTCCGAATACTGCAGAATCTTTATATGCTCGTGACGTTTTCCACTGGGGAGGTACGCGTTTTCGATGCGGCTGAACTTTTGCAATACCCTGTCTATGCCCCTTTGGCTGATAATGCAGTGTTTCGGAGCGCGAAAGTGGAAGACGGTATCCTTGTTTGGCAGAATGGTGAGATCGATATAGCGCCGGAGGCTCTTTATGAAAGGAGTTATCCGTATAGCTCCTCTCAAGTTATCTAG
- a CDS encoding HD-GYP domain-containing protein, with the protein MKAVSIEDLHPGMTLARTIVNDNMIVVLSENTVLTKAHITRLGFLNIPAVYVKDDFELTTTPVVGEPLTRSHAFVAAYKEVVSEAQDIFKSVAKDNEVPVERTTAMVQRDLAPMSKQSGAIDYLYELNHLASDVYNHSLRVSILAGVIAKWMRIPQKKTHDIIMAGFMHDIGKTKFTERLLEKNIQTLKGEDLEAYRNHARDGFNILSANKDVSEGVRLAALQHHERMDGSGFPSGLTGKDIHEYARIIAVADIYDNITTEREGYVKQTPFSAIAQISEDMFSKLDPAVCMPFLNNIKHVFLGSTVTLSNGLQGILVGYPEDFAAHPLIRITQDQVVDLNEHKNIKIIEYNPK; encoded by the coding sequence TTGAAAGCCGTATCCATCGAGGATCTGCATCCTGGAATGACCTTGGCGCGCACCATCGTCAACGACAACATGATCGTCGTGCTCTCGGAGAACACCGTTCTGACGAAGGCGCATATCACGCGTTTGGGATTCTTGAATATACCGGCCGTCTATGTCAAGGACGACTTCGAACTGACGACGACGCCTGTCGTCGGTGAGCCGTTGACGCGTAGCCATGCTTTCGTCGCTGCATACAAGGAAGTTGTCTCCGAAGCGCAGGACATCTTCAAATCTGTCGCCAAGGACAACGAGGTGCCCGTCGAGCGCACGACGGCGATGGTGCAGCGAGATCTTGCGCCCATGTCGAAGCAGAGCGGCGCCATTGACTATTTGTATGAACTCAACCATCTCGCGAGCGACGTCTACAATCATTCGCTGCGCGTCTCCATCCTCGCAGGCGTCATCGCCAAGTGGATGCGCATTCCGCAGAAGAAGACGCATGACATCATCATGGCGGGCTTCATGCACGACATCGGCAAGACGAAGTTTACGGAGCGCCTTTTGGAAAAGAACATCCAGACGCTCAAGGGCGAAGACCTCGAAGCGTACCGCAATCATGCGCGCGACGGCTTCAATATCCTCAGTGCCAACAAGGACGTTTCCGAGGGCGTGCGTCTCGCCGCGCTGCAGCATCACGAGCGCATGGACGGATCGGGCTTCCCGTCGGGACTCACGGGCAAGGACATCCATGAGTATGCGCGCATCATTGCCGTCGCGGACATCTACGACAACATCACGACGGAGCGTGAAGGCTATGTGAAGCAGACGCCGTTCAGCGCCATCGCGCAGATTTCCGAGGACATGTTCAGCAAGCTCGATCCCGCTGTCTGCATGCCGTTCCTCAACAACATCAAGCATGTGTTCCTCGGCTCGACCGTCACCTTGAGCAACGGTCTCCAAGGCATCCTCGTCGGCTATCCCGAAGACTTTGCGGCGCATCCGCTCATTCGCATCACGCAGGATCAGGTCGTCGATTTGAACGAGCATAAGAATATCAAGATCATCGAATACAATCCGAAATAA